The following are encoded together in the Aciduricibacillus chroicocephali genome:
- a CDS encoding DUF2877 domain-containing protein: MLHVEAKQVMQMRIMTQDASSHVFSVMDQSPSGVVHSVFNNSFNLIFGDRLIHIGASENGLSPFGISVSGSLATLLTASVRNEKEAHWKSDKQEISIGNKITVDVSIAEIHDMALADDEPDADLLYKRSVICAEHLSANGFRAGLINSDEEQTSLLNYLLHGRSPQTEFESRIVSLEMLAQGNFSDAPKAVYDYWIGRGPGLTPSGDDMMTGLLASMEMQGILSLDLRATLKEYLEQQGLKRTTPVACEYLLYALRGFFHASIRNLCMAFSNGDGQQFSSALEEMEKIGHTSGIDTIIGMLIGIKAGKQFV; this comes from the coding sequence TTGTTGCATGTTGAAGCAAAGCAGGTGATGCAGATGCGCATTATGACACAGGACGCCAGCAGTCATGTTTTTTCAGTTATGGATCAATCCCCGAGTGGTGTGGTTCACAGTGTCTTCAATAACAGTTTTAACCTCATTTTCGGTGATCGGCTCATACATATTGGTGCAAGTGAAAATGGGTTATCTCCTTTTGGGATTTCGGTATCCGGCAGTCTTGCCACATTGTTAACGGCTTCTGTCAGAAATGAAAAAGAAGCTCATTGGAAGTCAGATAAACAAGAGATTTCTATTGGTAATAAAATTACCGTTGATGTTTCTATCGCAGAAATCCATGATATGGCTCTTGCAGATGACGAACCGGATGCAGATTTGTTATACAAACGTTCTGTTATTTGTGCAGAGCACCTTTCCGCAAATGGTTTTCGTGCAGGCTTAATTAATTCGGATGAAGAACAGACTTCACTCCTCAATTATCTGCTTCATGGTCGTTCTCCACAGACAGAATTTGAATCCCGAATTGTATCCCTGGAAATGCTCGCCCAAGGGAATTTTAGTGATGCTCCGAAGGCTGTATATGATTACTGGATTGGAAGAGGGCCTGGATTGACACCAAGTGGTGATGATATGATGACGGGTCTGCTTGCGAGCATGGAGATGCAGGGTATTCTATCTCTGGACTTGCGAGCTACACTTAAGGAATACCTGGAACAGCAAGGGCTGAAACGGACGACTCCAGTTGCGTGTGAATATCTTCTGTATGCATTGCGTGGCTTTTTTCATGCTTCGATCCGAAATCTTTGCATGGCTTTTTCTAACGGGGATGGACAGCAGTTTTCTTCAGCTCTTGAGGAAATGGAGAAAATCGGTCATACATCCGGCATTGATACGATCATTGGAATGCTGATCGGCATAAAGGCGGGTAAACAGTTTGTCTAA
- the allB gene encoding allantoinase AllB, translated as MKYDLIVKNGIVVFRDESRSAEIAVKDGKIAAIADQFDEDAAEEVLDAKGQYVMPGMVDTHVHINEPGRTEWEGFETATKAMAAGGTTTCVDMPLNALPATTSKTAFDKKLEAAKGKTWIDVGFYGGLVPYNLDDLQDLADAGVLAFKAFIATCGNDEIPGDFKDIDDYSLYKGMQKLAELDRILCVHSENASITDNLAIEMVNKGKTSVYDYVASRPVVTELEAIQRCLLFAKETGCKLHIVHVACAEGVEMIKSAQEEGLDVTMETCTHYLALNTDDFARIGNKAKCSPPIRDLNEQKRLWEKVKAGDVAWITSDHSPCTEDLKQGNVFEAWGGISGCQNSVDLMFDLAVNEHNMAVHEFVKCITYNPCRRFNLPQKGEIALGKDADLVLLDPDASYVLKSENLYYKNKFSAYEGTKINCRVTRTILRGNTIFELDRGIEEGAIGEFLTYPKQ; from the coding sequence TTGAAATATGATTTGATCGTCAAAAATGGAATTGTCGTTTTTCGGGATGAGAGCCGCTCGGCAGAGATTGCAGTTAAGGATGGCAAGATTGCAGCAATAGCGGACCAATTTGATGAAGATGCAGCTGAAGAGGTTCTGGATGCGAAAGGTCAATATGTGATGCCTGGCATGGTTGACACACATGTTCATATTAATGAACCCGGACGCACAGAGTGGGAAGGCTTTGAAACAGCTACAAAGGCTATGGCTGCAGGTGGAACTACGACTTGTGTCGACATGCCGCTAAACGCACTTCCGGCAACGACTAGCAAAACGGCTTTTGATAAAAAGCTGGAGGCAGCAAAGGGTAAGACCTGGATAGATGTTGGTTTCTATGGCGGTCTTGTTCCTTATAATTTGGATGATCTACAAGATCTGGCGGATGCAGGAGTTCTAGCCTTTAAAGCTTTTATTGCGACATGTGGAAACGATGAAATACCTGGAGATTTCAAGGATATTGATGATTATTCACTTTATAAAGGAATGCAAAAACTTGCCGAGCTTGACCGCATTCTCTGTGTACATTCCGAAAATGCGTCTATCACGGATAACTTGGCAATTGAAATGGTGAATAAGGGGAAAACATCTGTTTATGATTATGTAGCTTCTAGACCCGTTGTAACAGAGCTTGAAGCAATACAGCGTTGCTTGCTCTTTGCTAAAGAGACGGGATGTAAACTGCACATTGTGCATGTTGCCTGCGCAGAAGGTGTCGAAATGATCAAGTCAGCACAGGAAGAAGGACTCGACGTTACGATGGAGACATGCACCCATTATCTAGCTCTTAATACAGATGATTTTGCTCGTATTGGTAATAAGGCAAAATGCTCACCTCCGATTCGAGATCTTAATGAGCAAAAACGACTGTGGGAAAAAGTAAAGGCTGGAGATGTCGCGTGGATTACATCCGATCATTCACCTTGTACTGAAGACTTGAAACAGGGCAACGTTTTTGAAGCTTGGGGTGGAATTAGCGGCTGTCAAAATAGCGTCGATCTCATGTTTGATCTTGCTGTTAACGAGCATAACATGGCAGTACATGAATTTGTAAAATGCATAACATATAATCCTTGCCGTCGTTTCAACTTGCCGCAAAAAGGAGAAATCGCTTTAGGAAAAGATGCTGATCTAGTTTTACTGGATCCGGACGCATCCTATGTACTGAAGAGCGAAAATCTATATTATAAAAATAAATTTAGCGCCTATGAAGGTACGAAAATCAATTGTCGTGTCACTAGAACCATTTTACGTGGAAATACGATATTTGAACTCGACCGTGGGATTGAAGAAGGAGCAATAGGCGAATTCCTCACATATCCGAAACAATAA
- the allD gene encoding ureidoglycolate dehydrogenase: protein MVRISEEKLKELIKNKIHKAGLTEEHAAGVADVLAHADMRGYHSHGAMRVEYYAERIAKGGITHNPKFEFKKTGPASGIFEGDNGVGHVAAIKGMEEAIKLAKESGIAVVGMKHISHSGALSYFVDQAAREDLIGISMCQSDPMVVPYGGAEPYYGTNPIAFAAPGKDGQIVTFDMATTVQAWGKILHARSKKESIPEGWAVDENGAPATDPFAVKALLPIAGPKGYGLMLMVDVLSGILLGLPYGKHVSSMYADLTKGRDLGQLHIVIDPAKFTDIESFKEHLSASMQELNDSKPAEGYDMVNWPGQRSAAREEKNRENGVEIVDDVYNYLVSDVVHNNKYDHKDPFAE, encoded by the coding sequence TTGGTTAGAATTTCAGAAGAAAAGCTGAAAGAACTTATCAAAAACAAAATCCACAAAGCAGGTCTGACTGAAGAACATGCTGCTGGTGTTGCAGACGTTCTTGCACATGCTGACATGCGCGGTTATCATTCACACGGCGCAATGCGCGTAGAATATTATGCAGAGCGTATCGCTAAAGGCGGTATTACACATAACCCTAAATTCGAATTCAAGAAAACTGGTCCTGCATCAGGTATCTTCGAAGGCGACAACGGTGTAGGTCACGTTGCTGCTATTAAGGGTATGGAAGAAGCAATCAAACTTGCGAAGGAAAGCGGAATCGCAGTTGTTGGTATGAAACATATCAGCCACAGTGGAGCACTTTCTTACTTCGTAGATCAGGCTGCTCGTGAAGATCTAATCGGTATTTCTATGTGTCAATCTGACCCAATGGTAGTACCTTATGGTGGAGCTGAGCCTTATTACGGTACAAACCCAATTGCTTTCGCAGCACCTGGTAAAGACGGTCAAATCGTTACTTTCGATATGGCTACAACTGTACAAGCATGGGGTAAGATCCTTCACGCTCGTTCTAAGAAAGAGAGCATTCCTGAGGGTTGGGCAGTAGACGAAAATGGCGCACCTGCAACAGATCCATTTGCGGTTAAAGCTTTGCTTCCAATCGCTGGTCCTAAAGGTTATGGCTTGATGTTGATGGTAGACGTTTTGTCTGGTATCCTTCTTGGCCTTCCATACGGTAAACACGTTTCTTCTATGTATGCAGACCTTACAAAAGGTCGTGACCTTGGTCAATTGCATATCGTTATCGATCCTGCTAAGTTCACTGATATCGAGTCATTCAAAGAGCATCTTTCAGCTTCTATGCAGGAGCTTAACGACTCTAAACCTGCTGAAGGTTATGACATGGTTAACTGGCCTGGACAGCGTAGTGCTGCTCGTGAAGAGAAGAACAGAGAAAACGGTGTTGAAATCGTTGATGACGTATACAACTACCTCGTTTCTGATGTTGTTCATAACAATAAATACGATCATAAAGATCCGTTCGCTGAATAA
- the allE gene encoding (S)-ureidoglycine aminohydrolase encodes MGYPKGLLESRAVFEQGKFAIIPPEGLVNNVLPEFENTTMSILGSPRLGARFADYIVTLHKGGKTTGFAGQEDVQSFVYVIDGKISASAGEEKHDLTQGGYLYCPPGVQMKFENAQDEDTKLFLFKQKYTPLEGGKKPWVVTGNTNDIKQEIYDDMENVLIQDLLPVDFAFDMNMHILEFKPTGNHPFVETHFQEHGAYLLSGEGLYNLDNKWFPVQKDDYIYMAPYCLQACYAVGRESISYIYSKDCHRDPEL; translated from the coding sequence ATGGGATACCCTAAAGGTCTTTTAGAGAGCAGAGCAGTATTCGAACAAGGCAAATTCGCAATCATTCCTCCAGAAGGTCTTGTGAACAACGTATTGCCTGAATTCGAAAACACAACAATGTCAATTCTTGGTTCACCACGTCTTGGTGCACGTTTCGCAGACTATATCGTGACATTGCATAAGGGCGGTAAAACAACTGGTTTTGCTGGCCAGGAAGATGTTCAGTCTTTCGTTTATGTAATCGATGGTAAAATCAGCGCATCTGCTGGTGAAGAGAAGCATGACTTGACACAAGGCGGTTACTTGTACTGCCCTCCAGGCGTTCAAATGAAGTTCGAAAACGCTCAGGACGAAGACACAAAGCTATTCCTCTTCAAGCAAAAGTACACTCCACTTGAAGGCGGCAAGAAGCCTTGGGTTGTTACTGGTAATACAAATGATATTAAACAAGAAATTTATGATGACATGGAAAACGTACTAATCCAGGATCTTCTTCCTGTAGATTTTGCTTTTGACATGAACATGCATATTCTTGAGTTCAAGCCGACTGGTAACCATCCATTTGTTGAAACACACTTCCAAGAGCATGGTGCATATCTTCTTTCCGGAGAAGGCTTGTACAACCTTGATAACAAATGGTTCCCAGTACAAAAAGATGACTACATCTACATGGCTCCATACTGCTTGCAAGCTTGCTATGCAGTAGGCCGTGAAAGCATTTCATACATCTATTCCAAAGACTGCCACCGCGATCCAGAACTATAA
- the arcC gene encoding carbamate kinase — MSEKVVVALGGNAILQAGQEGTFEVQYNNIKGTAKYLAKLIKDGYELVIMHGNGPQVGNILLQNEEAKDVVPAQPLDALSAESQGFIGYMFIQALEEELKALGLDKNVVNLITRTVVSKDDEDFKDPSKPIGPFYSEEEAKKLAAEKGWSVGEDAGRGYRRLVPSPQPLKIIEADAIKTLAEGGSIVVAAGGGGIPVAETSNGYEGVEAVIDKDRSGYKLSEEVEADVFMILTDVENVFVNWGKPDQKALETVTVEEVEKYVAEGQFAKGSMGPKVEAALNFAKSRKGAKAIIGSLSKVDAALRGESGTIISL, encoded by the coding sequence ATGAGCGAAAAAGTAGTAGTTGCACTCGGCGGTAACGCGATTCTTCAGGCTGGTCAGGAAGGCACTTTCGAAGTCCAGTATAACAACATCAAAGGTACTGCAAAGTATCTTGCTAAATTGATCAAAGACGGTTATGAGCTTGTTATCATGCACGGTAACGGTCCTCAGGTTGGTAACATCCTTCTTCAGAACGAAGAAGCTAAAGATGTTGTTCCAGCACAGCCACTTGATGCACTTAGTGCAGAATCTCAAGGTTTCATCGGTTACATGTTCATCCAGGCTCTTGAAGAAGAATTGAAAGCACTTGGTTTGGATAAAAACGTTGTAAACTTGATCACTCGTACAGTTGTATCTAAGGATGACGAAGATTTCAAAGATCCTTCTAAGCCAATCGGTCCTTTCTACTCTGAAGAAGAAGCGAAAAAGCTTGCTGCAGAAAAAGGTTGGAGCGTAGGGGAAGATGCAGGCCGCGGATACCGTCGTCTTGTTCCATCTCCACAGCCACTTAAAATCATTGAAGCAGACGCTATTAAAACACTTGCAGAAGGCGGCAGCATCGTTGTTGCAGCTGGTGGCGGCGGTATTCCTGTTGCTGAAACTTCTAACGGCTACGAAGGCGTTGAAGCAGTAATCGATAAAGACCGCAGTGGTTACAAGCTTTCTGAAGAAGTTGAAGCAGACGTATTCATGATCCTTACAGACGTTGAAAACGTATTTGTAAACTGGGGCAAGCCAGACCAGAAGGCTTTGGAAACTGTTACAGTTGAAGAAGTTGAAAAATATGTTGCTGAAGGCCAGTTCGCTAAAGGCAGCATGGGCCCTAAAGTTGAAGCAGCTCTTAACTTCGCTAAAAGCCGTAAGGGCGCTAAAGCGATCATCGGCTCACTTTCAAAAGTTGATGCAGCACTTCGCGGCGAAAGCGGCACAATCATCAGCCTGTAA
- a CDS encoding DUF1116 domain-containing protein: MTYKTIDEANEAVIQKVIESQPFLLDVVPAKSVISELNEKALLHSGPSIKWEDMNDPMQGSCVGAVLFEGWASNEEEARKMLAGGEIKFISAHSVNAVGPMGGITSANFPVVVVEDKASGRRAYCNLNEGIGAVLRFGAYNEEVINRLNWMKDVLGPALSKALAQIEGGMNVNVLVAKAITMGDEFHQRNIAGSALFLKEIVPYLITAGLSEKELQEVTKFLADTDQFFLNIMMASAKAVMDSALTVGEGSIVTHLARNGHMFGIKVSGLGDQWFTAPVNTPDGLYFTGYSSADACPDMGDSAITEAYGVGGMAMIAAPGVTRFVGTGGFSDAINTSDEMREICIANNPNLSIPTWDFQGACLGIDLRKVVETGITPVINTGIANKVAGKGQIGAGTVRVPLGCFEKAIEALAEKYGVEA; this comes from the coding sequence ATGACTTACAAAACGATTGATGAAGCAAACGAAGCGGTAATCCAGAAAGTAATTGAATCCCAGCCATTCTTGCTGGACGTAGTTCCTGCAAAATCCGTAATTTCCGAATTGAACGAAAAGGCTCTTCTTCACTCAGGTCCTTCAATCAAGTGGGAAGACATGAACGATCCTATGCAAGGTTCTTGTGTTGGTGCAGTACTTTTCGAAGGCTGGGCTAGCAACGAAGAAGAAGCTCGCAAAATGCTTGCAGGCGGCGAAATCAAGTTCATCTCTGCTCACTCTGTAAACGCAGTAGGCCCTATGGGCGGTATCACTTCTGCAAACTTCCCAGTTGTTGTTGTAGAAGACAAAGCTAGCGGACGTCGTGCATACTGCAACCTTAACGAAGGTATCGGTGCGGTTCTTCGTTTCGGTGCTTACAACGAAGAAGTTATCAACCGTTTGAACTGGATGAAGGATGTTCTTGGACCTGCTCTTTCTAAGGCTCTTGCTCAAATCGAAGGCGGCATGAACGTTAACGTACTTGTTGCAAAAGCAATCACAATGGGTGACGAATTCCACCAGCGCAACATCGCAGGTTCTGCTTTGTTCCTTAAAGAGATCGTTCCTTACTTGATCACTGCTGGTCTTTCAGAAAAAGAATTGCAAGAAGTTACTAAGTTCTTGGCTGACACAGATCAGTTCTTCTTGAACATCATGATGGCTTCTGCTAAAGCAGTTATGGACTCAGCTCTAACAGTTGGCGAAGGTTCAATCGTAACTCACTTGGCACGTAACGGCCACATGTTCGGTATTAAAGTTTCCGGTCTTGGAGACCAGTGGTTCACTGCACCGGTTAACACTCCAGATGGCTTGTACTTCACAGGCTACAGCTCTGCAGATGCTTGCCCTGACATGGGTGACTCAGCAATCACTGAAGCTTATGGCGTAGGTGGTATGGCTATGATCGCAGCACCTGGTGTAACTCGTTTCGTAGGTACTGGCGGATTCTCTGATGCAATCAACACATCTGATGAAATGCGCGAAATCTGTATTGCTAACAACCCTAACCTTTCAATCCCAACTTGGGACTTCCAAGGCGCTTGCCTAGGTATCGACCTTCGCAAAGTAGTTGAAACTGGAATCACTCCTGTTATCAACACTGGTATTGCAAACAAAGTTGCTGGTAAAGGTCAGATTGGTGCCGGTACTGTACGTGTTCCACTTGGCTGCTTCGAAAAAGCAATCGAAGCTCTTGCTGAGAAATACGGCGTAGAAGCTTAA
- the fdrA gene encoding acyl-CoA synthetase FdrA produces the protein MNNLLSTVIKKNTYQDSVSLMLLTNHLSSVEGVNKIQVMMGTPANKDIFKGSGLYTEELEDAAPSDLCIVVDTDSEDTTANVVEETDNYLANQATESAQNDISTVRTWDMALNKLPNADLAVISIAGEHAATEANKALDRGLSVFLFSDNVSVEDEKALKTRADELGLIVMGPDCGTGILDGVPIAFANVIEKGNIGIVGASGTGIQEVSTIIANHGGGISQAIGTGGRDLSADIGALTTIKGLRALDQDPETEIIVYISKPPAPEVKTKVVEVFKTLSKPVVAIFMGDKPAAAHDNVQYAWTLHDTAILALELAESTGGSIDKIVKENADDIEKIKANASQRFIKGYFCGGTLALEAAMITEDAFGLQGSAEHPEGMMLKHEGHEIIDLGDDAYTQGRAHPMIDPTFRVEKVKEAAQDAETAVILLDNVIGYGAHEDMAGVFAPVIKEAKEAAAKEGKAFIAIASVTGTAQDPQVYQDQVDKLEDAGVIVLESNAEATKLAADLIKYLNGEITISDKESKKSADLEKVSELLSSKPRVINVGLKSFAQTVSDNGGQVVQYQWKPIAGGDKRLASLVNQLYKK, from the coding sequence GTGAACAACTTGCTTTCTACTGTGATTAAGAAGAACACATATCAAGACTCAGTAAGCTTGATGCTACTGACGAATCACTTGTCAAGTGTTGAAGGCGTAAACAAGATTCAGGTTATGATGGGTACGCCTGCCAACAAAGACATCTTCAAAGGTTCAGGCCTTTATACTGAAGAGCTGGAAGATGCAGCTCCAAGTGATCTTTGCATCGTTGTTGACACTGATAGCGAAGATACGACCGCGAACGTTGTCGAAGAAACTGACAACTACCTAGCTAACCAGGCTACAGAGTCTGCACAAAACGACATCTCTACTGTACGTACTTGGGACATGGCTCTTAACAAGCTTCCAAACGCTGATCTTGCTGTTATCTCAATTGCTGGTGAACATGCAGCAACTGAGGCAAACAAAGCTCTTGACCGCGGCCTAAGCGTATTCCTCTTCTCCGATAACGTAAGCGTAGAAGATGAAAAAGCTTTGAAGACACGCGCTGACGAGCTCGGCTTGATCGTAATGGGTCCTGACTGTGGTACAGGTATCCTTGATGGTGTTCCAATCGCATTTGCGAACGTTATCGAAAAGGGCAACATCGGTATCGTTGGTGCATCTGGTACAGGTATCCAGGAAGTTTCTACAATCATTGCTAACCATGGCGGTGGAATTTCTCAGGCAATCGGTACTGGTGGACGTGACTTGTCTGCTGACATCGGCGCTTTGACAACAATCAAAGGCTTGCGTGCACTAGATCAGGATCCTGAAACAGAAATCATCGTTTACATCTCCAAGCCACCAGCACCAGAAGTTAAAACAAAGGTTGTCGAAGTCTTCAAGACTTTGTCTAAGCCTGTCGTAGCAATCTTCATGGGTGACAAGCCAGCTGCAGCTCATGACAACGTTCAGTATGCATGGACATTGCATGATACAGCTATTCTTGCACTTGAACTTGCTGAAAGCACTGGCGGTTCTATCGATAAGATCGTCAAGGAAAACGCTGACGACATCGAGAAAATCAAAGCAAATGCTAGCCAACGCTTCATCAAAGGATACTTCTGTGGTGGTACATTGGCACTTGAAGCTGCTATGATCACTGAAGATGCATTCGGACTTCAAGGCTCAGCAGAACACCCTGAAGGTATGATGCTTAAGCATGAAGGACATGAAATCATTGACCTTGGTGATGACGCTTATACACAAGGCCGCGCACACCCTATGATCGATCCAACATTCCGTGTTGAAAAAGTTAAAGAAGCTGCACAAGACGCTGAAACAGCAGTCATCCTTCTTGACAACGTAATCGGTTATGGTGCACACGAGGACATGGCAGGCGTATTCGCTCCTGTAATTAAAGAAGCTAAAGAAGCTGCAGCTAAAGAAGGCAAAGCATTCATCGCAATCGCTTCCGTTACTGGTACTGCTCAGGATCCACAAGTGTATCAGGATCAGGTTGACAAGCTTGAAGACGCTGGCGTGATCGTTCTTGAATCAAATGCCGAAGCAACAAAGCTTGCTGCAGACCTTATCAAATATCTGAACGGTGAAATTACAATCTCTGATAAAGAAAGCAAAAAGTCAGCCGATCTTGAAAAAGTTTCTGAGTTGCTCTCAAGCAAGCCACGTGTTATCAACGTTGGTCTTAAGAGCTTCGCACAGACAGTTTCAGATAATGGCGGACAAGTTGTCCAGTACCAGTGGAAGCCGATCGCAGGCGGAGACAAGCGTCTGGCTAGCCTTGTAAACCAGCTTTACAAGAAATAA
- a CDS encoding PP2C family protein-serine/threonine phosphatase gives MGIIIVDDNKVNLFVMEKILKAAGYEEFESFTSAQSLYDHLQLAEPVQEPVEADLILLDIMMPDIDGIEACKEIRKHARYKDLPIIFVTSLDDSQILAKALDAGGTDYISKPINKMELLARIRAALRLKKELDLRKESELKIHRDLKLAARVQRGLLNKPISEDIRIDVTYKPSSALSGDMYYWQKFDDNRYGIMLFDVMGHGVSSSLVCMFVSSILREAMKNLREPELVIKELNRQMSLLDQETSDIPFYFTAIYLIIDPLRKTVEYVNAGHPPGFLNIDGSQTVALSGGSCAIGFFDEIKVKTTTVSYEDHIQIMLFTDGVYEAMKLVEIEADKHLEKVTSEDWGDLAPSLDDITPHQNEQPDDICLITIQVK, from the coding sequence ATGGGGATTATCATAGTTGACGATAATAAAGTCAATCTGTTCGTAATGGAGAAGATTCTAAAAGCAGCTGGGTATGAAGAATTTGAATCATTCACATCCGCTCAATCTTTATATGATCATTTGCAGCTGGCAGAACCTGTCCAGGAACCGGTTGAGGCTGATCTTATCCTCCTCGACATCATGATGCCGGACATTGATGGTATCGAAGCATGTAAGGAAATCAGGAAGCATGCCCGTTATAAAGACCTGCCAATCATCTTTGTCACCTCATTGGATGACAGTCAAATATTGGCCAAAGCATTAGACGCGGGCGGAACGGACTATATATCAAAACCAATTAACAAGATGGAGCTGCTAGCTCGTATCCGTGCTGCTCTGAGACTGAAGAAGGAACTCGATCTTCGCAAAGAAAGCGAGCTAAAAATACATAGGGACCTCAAGCTCGCGGCCCGAGTGCAACGCGGCCTACTTAATAAGCCGATTAGTGAAGACATTCGGATTGACGTAACATACAAGCCGTCCTCCGCTTTGTCTGGCGATATGTACTATTGGCAGAAATTCGACGACAACCGCTATGGAATCATGCTGTTCGACGTCATGGGCCATGGAGTCTCTTCTTCACTCGTCTGCATGTTTGTCTCTTCGATTTTACGAGAAGCTATGAAAAATCTCAGGGAACCAGAGCTCGTTATTAAAGAGTTAAACCGTCAAATGTCACTACTTGATCAGGAAACTTCTGATATCCCGTTTTATTTTACAGCTATATACTTAATCATTGATCCTCTTCGAAAAACCGTTGAATATGTGAATGCCGGGCATCCTCCCGGCTTCTTGAATATTGATGGCTCACAGACTGTAGCACTATCAGGAGGCAGCTGTGCCATCGGCTTCTTTGATGAGATCAAAGTTAAAACTACAACTGTCAGCTACGAAGATCATATTCAGATTATGCTGTTCACAGACGGAGTTTACGAAGCAATGAAGCTTGTAGAAATAGAAGCTGACAAACATCTTGAAAAGGTTACTTCCGAAGATTGGGGAGACTTAGCACCTTCACTGGATGATATTACACCTCACCAAAATGAACAGCCTGATGACATTTGTCTAATCACCATTCAAGTTAAATAA
- a CDS encoding CheR family methyltransferase: MTAYHLWEEEMESNPQVEMEIDLLLEGIFQLSGYDFRGYAKSSITRRVLNRMKIDNIPTVTRVLDKAFHEKGFLQQLLNDFSINVTEMFRDPEFFRALREQVLPELAKLPEIRIWHAGCSSGEEVFSMAILLKEAGLYERSVMFATDFNDNILKRARQGMFPLAKMQAYTKNYISAGGMRAFSEYYTADRNAAYIDPALMENMIFWQHNLVTDYTFNEFDLVICRNVLIYFSSELQAKVQKLFYNSLSDGGFLGLGDKETLRFTTISNAYEDFNEQNRIYRKKTQLL, translated from the coding sequence ATGACTGCCTACCATCTTTGGGAAGAAGAAATGGAATCAAACCCCCAGGTTGAAATGGAAATTGACCTGCTGCTGGAAGGAATCTTTCAACTTTCAGGTTATGACTTTCGTGGTTATGCCAAGTCATCCATTACCCGAAGAGTGCTAAATCGCATGAAAATCGATAATATTCCTACTGTAACCCGGGTTCTAGATAAGGCTTTTCATGAAAAAGGTTTTCTTCAGCAGCTGCTCAATGATTTTTCCATAAATGTGACAGAGATGTTCCGTGACCCGGAGTTTTTCCGGGCACTACGGGAGCAAGTATTGCCTGAATTGGCCAAGCTGCCCGAAATTCGTATTTGGCATGCTGGCTGTTCTTCAGGAGAGGAAGTCTTCTCGATGGCTATTTTGCTGAAGGAAGCAGGGCTTTATGAACGTTCTGTCATGTTCGCGACAGACTTTAATGACAATATCTTGAAAAGGGCGAGGCAGGGTATGTTCCCACTCGCCAAAATGCAGGCGTATACGAAAAATTATATTAGTGCCGGGGGAATGAGGGCTTTCTCTGAGTATTATACAGCTGATCGAAATGCAGCCTATATCGACCCTGCTTTGATGGAGAATATGATTTTTTGGCAGCATAATCTTGTGACGGATTATACATTCAATGAATTCGATTTAGTTATTTGCAGGAATGTCCTCATCTATTTTTCCTCTGAGTTGCAGGCGAAGGTGCAGAAACTATTTTACAATAGCCTTTCAGACGGAGGATTTTTGGGCCTTGGGGATAAAGAGACTCTAAGGTTTACCACGATTTCCAACGCTTATGAGGACTTCAATGAACAAAATAGGATTTACCGCAAGAAGACCCAACTTCTATGA